One part of the Terriglobales bacterium genome encodes these proteins:
- a CDS encoding sialidase family protein, with protein sequence MKTSNAAKVESPSIVARFAERESPHDNVAKPVILSDGRLLGLSLQTTGNKQEMFGRYSKDNGYSWSVPQFLFALPEHVGGFGYFYAFADRDGEVHVFYLNDGNTGVILPKSPDEKGVREGNVLDIWHVVSRHGATEWSHAKSIWTGRAGDPLSVIQLKSGRILFPISYMTPRSWSNRGGGFKEFEYVGTFSTSAIYSDDGGKTWIQSSDELVVAVPDLSTIGGMEPVVLELQDGRVWMLIRTQLGRFYESFSQDGGEHWTRPKPSSITASESPAALVRLPNQDILMIWNEARRYAYAYGGRQVLHAAISSDEGRTWRGHREIFRDPARKDPPPPSGDWGISYAFPVVARDGAVIFSAWVETGNARHMFRLDPRWLIETRQATDFSTGLDDWTVFGTRGVELVRVGQQSKSVLSIRRSDPEWPAGAVWNFPIGRAGTLKLRLMLRDGFGGNTLGLTDHYSVPFDGRDVFHNVFNFPIRPDGVLLGKKLTVNVWHDLEFRWDTARRVCTVQVDGKRIGSVDSQHVSRGINYLRFHATPEEPDSGLLVQSVQADVSEGWPR encoded by the coding sequence ATGAAAACTTCGAACGCCGCCAAGGTGGAGTCCCCCTCCATTGTTGCCAGGTTCGCCGAAAGGGAATCGCCTCATGACAATGTAGCCAAACCTGTGATTCTAAGCGACGGCCGCTTACTTGGCCTCTCGCTTCAGACCACCGGAAATAAGCAGGAGATGTTTGGCCGATATTCGAAAGACAATGGGTATAGTTGGAGCGTTCCTCAATTCTTGTTCGCTCTCCCAGAACACGTAGGCGGCTTCGGTTACTTTTACGCATTTGCGGACCGTGACGGGGAAGTGCATGTGTTCTACCTCAATGACGGTAATACTGGGGTGATTCTCCCAAAATCTCCCGACGAAAAGGGTGTCCGCGAGGGAAACGTCCTCGACATCTGGCATGTGGTGTCACGCCATGGAGCGACGGAGTGGTCCCATGCAAAGAGCATCTGGACAGGCAGAGCGGGCGACCCACTTTCGGTCATTCAATTGAAGAGCGGCCGTATCTTGTTTCCGATTTCATACATGACTCCTCGCTCCTGGTCGAACCGAGGCGGCGGATTCAAGGAGTTCGAATACGTTGGTACCTTCAGCACCAGTGCCATCTACTCCGATGACGGCGGAAAAACGTGGATACAGTCCTCCGATGAACTGGTAGTGGCAGTTCCGGATCTATCGACTATCGGAGGTATGGAACCGGTGGTTCTGGAACTGCAGGACGGCAGGGTATGGATGTTGATCCGCACCCAACTCGGCCGATTCTACGAATCGTTCTCCCAAGATGGCGGCGAACACTGGACGCGCCCGAAACCGTCGTCGATTACTGCGTCTGAATCGCCAGCCGCGCTTGTTCGATTGCCGAACCAGGACATTCTCATGATATGGAATGAAGCGCGTCGATATGCCTATGCTTACGGCGGGCGACAGGTGCTGCATGCGGCAATTTCTTCCGATGAGGGACGAACCTGGCGTGGTCATCGAGAGATCTTTCGCGATCCGGCACGGAAGGACCCGCCACCACCTTCCGGCGACTGGGGTATTTCCTATGCGTTTCCGGTGGTCGCCAGAGATGGAGCTGTCATTTTTTCGGCATGGGTGGAGACGGGAAACGCGCGTCACATGTTCCGGCTTGATCCACGATGGCTGATCGAGACTCGTCAAGCGACAGACTTCAGCACTGGTCTCGACGACTGGACTGTCTTCGGGACGCGCGGCGTTGAATTAGTTCGAGTTGGTCAGCAATCCAAGTCTGTGCTGTCGATACGCCGAAGCGATCCTGAGTGGCCAGCCGGAGCCGTATGGAACTTTCCGATCGGCAGGGCGGGTACTCTGAAATTGAGGTTAATGCTCCGCGATGGGTTCGGAGGAAACACTCTCGGGCTGACTGACCACTATTCTGTACCGTTTGATGGGCGGGATGTTTTTCATAATGTTTTCAATTTTCCTATTCGTCCAGACGGAGTTCTGTTGGGAAAGAAGCTTACCGTCAATGTCTGGCACGACCTCGAGTTCCGTTGGGACACTGCTCGCCGCGTCTGTACAGTTCAAGTTGATGGGAAGCGCATAGGATCGGTGGATTCACAACATGTCAGCCGAGGCATCAATTACTTGCGGTTTCACGCCACGCCTGAGGAACCGGACTCTGGATTGTTAGTGCAGTCAGTTCAGGCGGATGTGTCAGAGGGGTGGCCGAGGTAG
- a CDS encoding sialidase family protein, producing MIEYLESLVVYDNPRPHVHSRHGYHPGLAELPDGELIGLFLFAEAFEAPNGTTVVSRSRDSGKTWELQGPVYDKSVIGFETTDTMKPCVLRDGTLVATGYRFHRHDPEQAIAIPETGGFQPGDNIVCFSTDGGHTWTVPQAIQRSYPELLELSGPCIETASGDLVATAGFYNLPDGSNPTGRFGVILRSRDKGKSWDDDVYFVPPGKITPWETRVCEMQPGRLVAIVWAYDADNQRHLSNRVTVSNDNGFTWSPLIDTGHMGQASNLLYFGGDYLVTIHAHRAEDPGIYIRIVDFSNNHWRLVDETLIWGRALGEQTRSGQSMRQMFSSLRFGQPSIMRLSNGEFIASHWSIEDGQGKIRAHRLRISID from the coding sequence ATGATCGAATATCTAGAGTCGCTTGTCGTTTATGACAACCCGAGACCCCACGTCCACAGCCGTCATGGTTATCACCCTGGGCTGGCAGAACTACCTGATGGAGAATTGATCGGGTTGTTTCTGTTCGCTGAGGCATTCGAAGCTCCGAATGGAACGACTGTCGTCTCACGATCTCGCGATTCAGGCAAAACATGGGAGTTGCAGGGGCCGGTATACGACAAGTCTGTGATCGGATTTGAGACCACAGACACAATGAAACCTTGCGTTCTGCGTGACGGCACCCTGGTTGCGACCGGATATCGATTCCATCGGCATGATCCGGAACAAGCGATCGCCATACCGGAGACAGGAGGTTTTCAGCCCGGCGACAACATCGTCTGTTTTTCAACCGATGGAGGGCACACCTGGACAGTACCGCAGGCTATTCAGCGCAGTTACCCTGAACTACTGGAATTGTCCGGTCCCTGCATCGAGACTGCTTCTGGCGATCTGGTAGCAACTGCAGGTTTCTACAACTTACCGGATGGTTCCAATCCCACAGGCAGGTTTGGAGTAATTCTGCGAAGCCGCGACAAAGGCAAAAGCTGGGACGATGACGTCTACTTTGTGCCACCCGGCAAGATTACCCCATGGGAGACTCGGGTATGTGAGATGCAACCCGGACGCTTGGTTGCAATCGTCTGGGCCTATGATGCCGATAACCAGAGACACCTCTCCAACCGCGTAACCGTTTCGAACGACAATGGTTTTACGTGGTCTCCGCTCATTGACACCGGCCACATGGGTCAGGCTTCGAATTTGCTCTACTTCGGTGGAGATTATCTCGTCACGATTCATGCACACCGCGCCGAAGACCCGGGCATTTATATACGAATCGTGGATTTCTCGAACAATCACTGGAGGCTCGTCGATGAGACTTTGATCTGGGGCCGTGCTCTTGGCGAACAGACTAGATCTGGGCAATCGATGCGACAGATGTTCAGTTCGTTGCGGTTCGGCCAGCCATCCATCATGCGCCTGTCCAATGGAGAATTTATTGCGAGTCACTGGAGTATTGAGGATGGGCAAGGAAAGATCAGGGCGCACCGCTTGAGAATTTCCATCGACTAA
- a CDS encoding exo-alpha-sialidase, which translates to MRYCSLLRHFWLVLIVASLLNASNVQEVTEKPRFKVEIAPWLTILHSADNKEISLSKAAVSSGFPLVVGPNRILMLFRGPKLNEVQVAISTDGARSWSPRGVIDKNPEPGITVGRPVAVKSRHGSLWVFYTGSLSDDAECPKAGLWVIQSDDGGKSWAERKRIWTGDAANLQGAVETRSGTIVLPFGYLVSPNRFANGVILSRDRGKTWKLVPSVVDIPLAADRARREHGVAGGALEAAIVQLKDGRLWILARTITGNLWQSFSKDDGETWAPASPSLLTCGGSVHLTRLASGRLALVWNQADWSNDPFWHYPWNLREVSLAFSEDDGKTWDKPMVFARGESELHSLVTEVSPGVLLLTLPQDGLLLEGREGSIRTAQEWARFDSPFIFRKYSSRPTAPQVWAQLYRYGHMNKEEAGAESPRVVFIGDSITDYWSLDKFFPGRGYINRGISGQTTPQMMLRFFPDVIALKPDVVVILGGTNDVARDPGPHVPVQMMEDSVRAMVELAHKHHIRVVLCTIPPVSDYNGFSRTKDRPAAAIKLWNSWLRKYAAEVQAGLADYFSVMADENQLLRADYSIDGVHPNDIGYAAMAPAVQSAIERSTQHGPVGSRQP; encoded by the coding sequence ATGCGTTATTGCAGCTTATTACGTCACTTTTGGCTGGTGCTGATAGTAGCCAGCCTTTTGAACGCCAGTAACGTACAAGAAGTCACTGAGAAACCAAGGTTTAAGGTCGAGATCGCGCCGTGGCTGACGATACTACACAGTGCCGATAACAAAGAGATTTCATTATCAAAAGCCGCAGTATCGTCCGGCTTTCCACTAGTTGTTGGACCTAATCGTATCTTGATGCTTTTTCGAGGTCCTAAGCTTAACGAGGTGCAAGTTGCGATTTCGACCGATGGAGCGCGATCGTGGTCTCCTCGCGGTGTCATCGATAAAAATCCGGAACCCGGCATTACCGTTGGCCGCCCTGTCGCCGTGAAGTCGCGACACGGCTCGCTTTGGGTGTTCTATACGGGCTCCCTATCAGATGATGCTGAATGTCCCAAAGCTGGCTTGTGGGTGATCCAAAGCGACGACGGGGGAAAGTCGTGGGCTGAGCGGAAACGGATATGGACGGGAGACGCGGCAAATTTGCAGGGGGCGGTCGAGACCAGGTCCGGAACAATTGTTCTACCGTTCGGCTATCTTGTCTCACCCAATCGGTTCGCAAATGGAGTTATTCTTTCCCGCGATCGAGGGAAGACGTGGAAGTTAGTACCGTCAGTAGTTGATATTCCTCTCGCTGCGGACAGAGCCAGACGCGAACATGGCGTGGCTGGAGGCGCGCTGGAGGCAGCAATCGTGCAGCTGAAGGATGGCCGGCTTTGGATATTGGCGCGCACAATCACCGGCAACCTATGGCAATCCTTTTCCAAGGATGATGGCGAAACTTGGGCGCCGGCATCTCCAAGCTTATTAACGTGCGGGGGATCGGTGCATTTGACACGTCTGGCCAGTGGCAGGTTAGCGTTGGTTTGGAACCAGGCGGACTGGTCCAATGATCCATTCTGGCATTATCCATGGAATTTACGTGAAGTATCTCTCGCATTTTCCGAAGACGACGGCAAGACGTGGGATAAGCCGATGGTGTTTGCACGCGGTGAGTCAGAACTGCATTCCCTCGTTACCGAAGTTTCGCCCGGAGTTCTGCTGCTCACGCTTCCGCAGGACGGGTTGCTGTTGGAAGGCAGGGAAGGATCGATCAGGACGGCTCAAGAGTGGGCACGCTTTGATTCGCCGTTCATATTTCGCAAATATTCCTCCCGGCCGACAGCCCCACAAGTGTGGGCGCAGCTCTACCGTTATGGCCATATGAATAAAGAGGAGGCAGGGGCGGAATCACCTCGCGTGGTCTTTATTGGCGACTCCATCACGGATTATTGGAGTCTCGACAAGTTTTTCCCGGGCCGCGGGTATATCAACCGCGGTATCTCAGGGCAGACTACCCCTCAAATGATGTTACGTTTCTTTCCTGATGTAATTGCTCTGAAACCAGACGTGGTGGTTATCCTCGGAGGTACCAACGATGTTGCCCGTGACCCAGGGCCCCATGTTCCGGTTCAGATGATGGAAGACTCTGTCCGGGCGATGGTAGAGTTGGCACACAAACATCATATTCGCGTTGTGCTCTGCACCATTCCTCCGGTAAGCGACTATAACGGATTCAGTCGCACCAAAGACAGACCGGCTGCGGCTATCAAACTCTGGAACAGCTGGCTTCGAAAATATGCTGCCGAAGTACAAGCGGGATTGGCGGATTACTTTTCCGTTATGGCAGACGAAAACCAACTGCTAAGGGCCGACTACTCAATCGATGGCGTTCATCCTAATGACATCGGCTATGCTGCAATGGCGCCGGCAGTGCAATCGGCGATCGAACGGTCCACACAACATGGACCTGTCGGCAGTCGTCAGCCATGA
- a CDS encoding VCBS repeat-containing protein: MSHYWSPNGGSGGTLAWLHEQQGKQSSYYLVYYDGSDVRSGVPPRSWLGDGDIPYVPRAAFPQVLMIRPAAFDWDGDGRSDVIVGDQLGYVALYRNTGSKSSPAFGMGEPIIANEKAVKVQWCAAPAVVDWNGDGLPDLLVAQEPQGVIRYYQNVGTRKSPILADRGLVQADGEVLKPPYLPVPEMPPGIFGDTYGSIPTAVDWDGDGKLDLLLGSYITGQFYLYAQAGKNPDGTPVLRYSGPLSGEAGPLDVTWNSTPSVADLNGDGKLDLVSGSFGMSSTGSDRPEDSRIHYFVRNGTSMHELPFPFEGDESSILQKLAENGGAPFSTALADLNADGLTDLLIGTNGGTVVYFPNVGDAKNPQFRFSGTLEGSWVPNRWNFDSIVDFHENGQRALLEGLYGTKVTLRTNWPDKTESIELKTVSGKSIGRPASHGDNFGNAQMYDFDRDGKRDLIFGTVDGRVLLYRNVGTRHEPAFADVEMMHLSSGAPLVAGFPDDTNITDFTVLQGNRAIPAAADFDGDQKTDLIVGNAIGQVLFFKNVGDNAKPAFAAPVQLLEREGRVFLVATDWNRDGIPDLVVTSGGKRGKQISILLHGRDPGSASFLPVKDIPAQTEIPYPVPAVIDWDQDGDQDLLVASSYGFVYRFDGSFIEHGYAKADLIKHESRRKEAKGVR; this comes from the coding sequence ATGAGTCATTACTGGTCACCGAATGGCGGTAGCGGCGGCACTCTTGCCTGGTTGCACGAACAACAAGGAAAGCAGAGTTCCTACTATCTCGTATATTACGACGGCAGCGATGTACGCTCGGGAGTGCCACCCCGCTCATGGCTGGGTGACGGCGACATACCATACGTGCCGAGAGCTGCCTTTCCGCAAGTTTTGATGATTCGTCCAGCGGCATTCGACTGGGACGGCGATGGCCGTTCGGATGTGATTGTCGGCGATCAGCTTGGGTATGTCGCGCTGTACCGCAACACCGGTTCAAAAAGTTCGCCTGCATTTGGCATGGGCGAACCGATTATTGCCAATGAAAAGGCGGTCAAAGTGCAATGGTGCGCGGCACCTGCAGTCGTCGATTGGAATGGCGACGGACTGCCGGACCTTTTGGTGGCACAAGAGCCGCAGGGCGTGATCCGCTATTACCAAAATGTGGGAACCAGGAAATCGCCAATCCTCGCTGATCGAGGACTGGTCCAGGCCGACGGTGAGGTGCTGAAGCCTCCTTATCTGCCTGTGCCCGAAATGCCTCCAGGCATCTTTGGTGACACGTATGGAAGTATTCCAACCGCTGTCGATTGGGACGGGGACGGAAAACTGGATCTACTTCTGGGGAGCTACATCACAGGGCAGTTTTATCTTTATGCCCAAGCCGGAAAGAATCCCGACGGAACACCCGTATTGCGCTATTCCGGACCGTTATCTGGGGAGGCTGGGCCACTGGACGTGACATGGAACTCCACGCCTTCCGTGGCCGACTTGAATGGTGATGGCAAACTCGACCTTGTAAGTGGAAGCTTCGGTATGTCATCCACAGGGTCCGATCGTCCAGAGGATTCTCGAATCCACTATTTCGTGCGAAACGGTACGTCGATGCACGAGCTTCCCTTTCCATTTGAAGGAGATGAGTCGAGTATTCTGCAGAAACTAGCAGAGAACGGAGGCGCTCCCTTTTCGACTGCGCTTGCCGATTTGAATGCCGATGGATTGACCGACCTGTTGATCGGAACGAACGGCGGCACCGTTGTCTACTTTCCCAATGTTGGCGATGCGAAGAATCCACAATTCCGTTTTAGTGGAACATTGGAAGGTTCCTGGGTCCCCAATCGCTGGAACTTCGATTCGATCGTTGACTTCCATGAAAATGGACAGCGCGCTCTTCTCGAAGGTTTATACGGAACCAAGGTCACTCTACGAACTAACTGGCCTGACAAAACGGAGAGTATCGAGCTAAAGACGGTGTCAGGAAAATCCATCGGTCGCCCGGCATCGCACGGCGACAATTTCGGTAATGCACAGATGTACGACTTCGACCGCGATGGGAAGCGTGACCTGATTTTCGGCACAGTTGACGGACGCGTGTTGCTTTATCGAAACGTGGGGACGCGTCACGAGCCTGCTTTTGCTGATGTTGAAATGATGCACCTTTCCAGTGGCGCCCCGCTCGTCGCAGGTTTTCCTGACGACACTAACATCACCGATTTCACTGTTCTGCAAGGGAATCGCGCCATTCCGGCCGCTGCCGATTTCGACGGTGATCAAAAAACCGACCTCATCGTCGGCAATGCAATTGGGCAGGTTCTATTCTTCAAAAACGTCGGCGACAATGCGAAACCGGCATTTGCCGCTCCTGTTCAACTGCTTGAGCGAGAAGGACGAGTATTTCTCGTCGCTACAGACTGGAATCGAGACGGTATACCGGACTTGGTCGTGACTTCTGGTGGCAAGCGGGGCAAGCAGATATCGATACTTTTACACGGGCGGGATCCCGGATCGGCTTCATTTCTCCCGGTAAAGGATATTCCGGCGCAAACGGAAATTCCATATCCCGTCCCGGCGGTGATCGACTGGGACCAGGATGGCGATCAAGATCTGCTCGTGGCCTCCTCTTATGGATTTGTTTATCGATTCGATGGAAGTTTCATTGAGCACGGATACGCGAAAGCCGACCTCATCAAACATGAGAGCAGGCGAAAAGAAGCGAAAGGCGTTAGATGA
- a CDS encoding SDR family oxidoreductase, with the protein MTQARIPQAPELYSLGDRVALVTGGSGIYGAHIVSALAESGAHVVVASRNREKCQKFAAKLCASGLQVEATELDLTSEASIQKVRDEIVIKFGRIDVLVNNAVARAGGDLHNTTAAEWEETMRVNSTGLFQACKVFSGPMQERRSGSILNIASIYGMVGPDFSIYEGTSLTSPVAYSFAKGGMINLTRYLASYLAPFNVRVNCLSPGGMQTEDTPIEFVPQYSRRTPMSRMAEPADIKGPVVFFASEASRYITGQNLAVDGGWTAI; encoded by the coding sequence ATGACTCAAGCGCGAATACCGCAAGCGCCCGAATTATACAGCCTCGGTGACCGGGTCGCGTTGGTGACAGGTGGCTCCGGAATATATGGAGCGCACATTGTTAGTGCACTCGCTGAATCCGGCGCACATGTTGTCGTCGCATCTCGCAATCGCGAGAAATGCCAGAAATTTGCGGCAAAGCTGTGCGCCTCGGGATTGCAGGTCGAGGCTACCGAACTCGATCTTACCTCGGAGGCCTCTATTCAGAAAGTCCGCGACGAAATCGTCATCAAGTTCGGCCGAATCGACGTGCTGGTGAACAACGCCGTGGCGCGAGCCGGCGGAGACCTCCATAACACTACGGCTGCCGAATGGGAGGAGACCATGAGAGTGAACTCCACTGGACTTTTTCAGGCGTGCAAGGTCTTTTCCGGGCCGATGCAAGAGAGACGCAGCGGTTCAATCCTTAACATTGCATCCATTTATGGAATGGTCGGTCCGGATTTCTCGATCTACGAAGGCACATCCCTGACCAGTCCCGTCGCCTATTCCTTCGCTAAGGGAGGGATGATCAACTTGACGCGATATCTCGCCAGTTACCTGGCTCCTTTTAATGTCCGCGTCAATTGCCTCTCCCCTGGCGGCATGCAGACCGAAGATACACCGATAGAGTTCGTACCTCAGTACAGTCGCCGGACGCCTATGAGCAGGATGGCGGAACCGGCCGACATCAAAGGTCCCGTCGTGTTCTTCGCATCAGAGGCATCTCGTTACATCACGGGTCAGAATCTTGCTGTAGACGGCGGTTGGACCGCCATCTGA
- a CDS encoding sialidase family protein, with product MRMKAFWRYAAISLFVLQMSVGLRAEQPMFELGVVAPSRAPDFVTNAYSVIARLTNGRLVIVYSVVGSQKPSKMKIVSSVSDDGGKTWSAPKIVFDHPGALDADPSLLVDRDRVLVFSTTVPEPTKIDRSLIYMRESKDGVNWGEEVLLKTPRRYIAGKIHQGHRLSDGTLIMSYAWDTWADQGMPPATEGEMNLKAGVLRSTDGGKTWVPGADLYADVPKTSPHSTAGLDEAAIVVLADGRVMTLMRAPGTKLYQSWSNDGGLTWETPRPSTLTAHNSPPALWKLDNSSDVVVVWNNSPTGRTPLCVALSSNGGKSWSEPKVIVDTKGPQVSYPSVAQAKDGTIIAVWQQQLPEGGREIRMARFNRAWLQGK from the coding sequence ATGCGGATGAAAGCTTTTTGGCGCTATGCCGCCATCAGTTTGTTCGTTCTGCAAATGTCTGTTGGTCTTCGAGCGGAGCAACCGATGTTTGAGCTTGGAGTCGTTGCACCGTCGCGAGCTCCTGACTTCGTTACCAATGCGTATTCTGTGATTGCTCGTCTCACGAACGGGAGGCTGGTCATCGTCTATTCCGTGGTCGGATCGCAGAAGCCGTCAAAGATGAAGATTGTCAGTAGCGTTTCGGATGACGGAGGCAAGACATGGTCGGCCCCGAAGATCGTGTTCGATCATCCTGGCGCCCTGGACGCCGATCCGAGTCTGCTCGTCGACCGGGATCGTGTATTGGTCTTTTCTACGACGGTTCCGGAGCCCACCAAAATTGATCGCAGTCTGATCTACATGCGTGAAAGCAAGGACGGCGTGAATTGGGGCGAGGAAGTCCTGCTGAAGACGCCACGTCGATACATAGCCGGGAAGATTCACCAGGGACATCGTTTATCCGATGGGACACTGATCATGAGCTACGCCTGGGACACCTGGGCAGATCAAGGTATGCCTCCCGCCACCGAGGGCGAGATGAATCTGAAGGCAGGAGTATTGCGGTCTACCGACGGAGGTAAGACCTGGGTGCCTGGAGCCGATCTCTACGCCGATGTGCCCAAAACCTCGCCACATTCCACTGCGGGACTAGACGAGGCAGCGATCGTGGTTCTCGCCGACGGCAGAGTCATGACGCTGATGCGTGCTCCAGGAACCAAACTCTATCAATCATGGAGTAACGATGGGGGCCTGACATGGGAAACGCCACGCCCGAGCACTTTGACTGCGCATAACTCGCCTCCCGCTTTGTGGAAACTCGACAACTCCTCCGATGTCGTTGTGGTTTGGAATAACTCTCCGACCGGACGAACTCCACTCTGCGTGGCATTGTCCAGCAATGGAGGAAAGTCATGGTCGGAGCCGAAGGTAATCGTCGATACGAAGGGGCCGCAGGTGTCCTATCCCTCCGTGGCGCAGGCCAAAGACGGAACCATCATCGCCGTTTGGCAACAGCAGTTACCAGAAGGGGGTAGAGAGATTCGCATGGCCCGTTTCAATCGTGCTTGGCTGCAGGGGAAATAA
- a CDS encoding RidA family protein, producing the protein MRQTIRTDKAPRPAASYEQGVRAGDLVFVSGQVANDLTGKIIDGSIEEQVTLALTNIENIVKAAGGDRNDIVRCGVYLSDLADFAAMNKAYTEFFGEAVPARTTVQAGLGELRVEIDAFAHVPAETQKERRRK; encoded by the coding sequence ATGAGACAAACCATCCGAACCGACAAAGCTCCTCGGCCGGCTGCTTCATATGAGCAGGGGGTGCGTGCCGGCGATCTGGTGTTCGTTTCTGGGCAGGTAGCAAACGACCTAACCGGCAAGATCATCGACGGATCAATAGAAGAGCAGGTAACGCTCGCACTGACAAACATCGAAAACATCGTAAAAGCCGCGGGAGGAGACCGAAACGACATCGTTCGGTGCGGCGTGTACTTATCTGACCTGGCCGATTTCGCCGCCATGAACAAAGCCTATACGGAGTTCTTCGGCGAGGCTGTGCCGGCGCGCACGACGGTCCAGGCTGGACTCGGAGAACTTCGTGTCGAGATCGATGCCTTCGCACACGTTCCAGCAGAAACACAAAAAGAACGCCGGAGGAAGTAA